A genomic segment from Phoenix dactylifera cultivar Barhee BC4 unplaced genomic scaffold, palm_55x_up_171113_PBpolish2nd_filt_p 000847F, whole genome shotgun sequence encodes:
- the LOC120107382 gene encoding NDR1/HIN1-like protein 1, with the protein MSFKDWPCKRHKVFRRLFACFLCLIILVLFGILVIWLVLRPSKPEFNLQDATVVKFDLSDPNSLLSSIVQITITSHNPNDRIDIYYDRLDVYADYKGQQITAATTLPPGYQGHNDFSVWSPYINGTAVPLAPYLAVAVDREESAGFMLIYFKIDGRLRWKVGTWISGIYHINVNCPAFFTVNSTKGFQFQKTTSCSVDI; encoded by the coding sequence ATGTCGTTCAAGGACTGGCCATGTAAGCGGCACAAGGTGTTCCGCCGCCTGTTCGCCTGCTTCCTGTGCCTCATCATCCTGGTTCTCTTCGGGATCCTGGTCATCTGGCTGGTCCTCCGTCCGTCGAAGCCCGAGTTCAACCTCCAGGACGCCACCGTCGTCAAGTTCGACCTCTCGGATCCCAATTCACTACTCTCCTCCATCGTCCAGATCACCATCACCTCCCACAACCCCAACGACCGCATCGACATCTACTATGACCGCCTCGACGTCTACGCCGACTACAAGGGCCAGCAGATCACCGCCGCCACCACCCTCCCCCCCGGCTACCAGGGCCACAACGACTTCAGCGTCTGGTCCCCGTACATCAACGGCACCGCCGTCCCCCTCGCCCCCTATCTCGCCGTCGCCGTCGACCGGGAGGAGTCCGCCGGATTCATGCTCATCTATTTCAAGATTGACGGCAGGCTCCGGTGGAAGGTCGGCACCTGGATCTCCGGCATTTACCACATCAACGTCAACTGCCCCGCCTTCTTCACCGTCAACTCCACCAAGGGATTCCAGTTCCAGAAGACCACCTCCTGCAGCGTCGACATCTGA